Genomic segment of Erythrobacter sp. BLCC-B19:
GCGCCAGCACGAGCGGCTGGTCCGGGGCGGCCGGGATCCGGTTCTTGCCTGTCATGTATGCTAGCCTTCGGCACGGAGGCACCATGTCAGGCATGGTGAGTGGCAAAGAAAATGGGGCAGCGTCCGGCCATGACTGAAGGCGCAATCGCCCTCTGGCTGCCGGCAGCTGCCCGGTCCGGCGCGCCTATTTGGCGGCGGGGGATTTGAGGTAGGCGATGATCGCCGCCCGCTGCGCAGGGTCGTTCACCGTGAAGAACATCTTCGTGCCCTTCACCACCTTGGGCGGGCCCTGCAGCCACTTGTCGAGGGTCTGGTCGTTCCACACGATCCCCGAGGCTTTGAGCGCGGGCGAGTACTTGTAGCCCGGCGCCATACCCGCCTTGCGCCCGAACACCCCCTTGTGCGCGGGGCCAATGCGGTTGGTGGCGA
This window contains:
- a CDS encoding c-type cytochrome — protein: MKWNDTLVAIALAGGLAVPTGVLLQPVTATAQAKPDGAALYQSKCGGCHSIATNRIGPAHKGVFGRKAGMAPGYKYSPALKASGIVWNDQTLDKWLQGPPKVVKGTKMFFTVNDPAQRAAIIAYLKSPAAK